One region of Prosthecobacter dejongeii genomic DNA includes:
- a CDS encoding MarR family winged helix-turn-helix transcriptional regulator yields the protein MSNTLQPEIKDHAKLADFILFSQREFLLNLSKELNRDNISFAQFFLLSYLATSKELTMTDIARKMGHSTAAATGLVDRLEKLGYMERTHAIDDRRKVMVRVTSKGLDLVSRLRDGLQDQIAEAMSETDATDAASFMTSYRTMDTSVASK from the coding sequence ATGTCCAACACACTCCAGCCTGAAATCAAGGATCACGCCAAATTGGCCGACTTCATTTTGTTCAGCCAGCGGGAATTCTTGCTCAATTTGTCCAAGGAGCTGAACCGCGATAACATCTCCTTCGCTCAGTTCTTCCTGTTGAGTTATTTGGCTACTTCGAAGGAGCTGACGATGACCGATATTGCCCGTAAAATGGGTCATTCGACTGCTGCTGCGACTGGGTTGGTGGATCGTCTTGAAAAGCTGGGATACATGGAGCGCACCCACGCGATTGATGACCGCCGCAAAGTGATGGTTCGTGTTACCTCCAAGGGCTTGGATCTTGTGAGCCGTCTCCGCGATGGTCTTCAGGACCAAATTGCCGAAGCGATGAGTGAGACTGACGCCACGGATGCTGCTTCTTTCATGACCTCCTACCGCACGATGGATACGAGCGTCGCCAGCAAGTAA
- a CDS encoding sulfurtransferase — protein MNSKFAAYHTPEILVDTDWLAANLETPGIRIIESNEDLLLYDVGHIPGAVHIDWRRDLNDQTTRDYIGPQAFAELCRRHGITPETTLVFYGDKSNWWACYAFWVFQLFGHTKAKILDGGRDKWEAENKPLTRSVNAFPASDYPVPSKRDDEAHRAYFQQTLEHCKAGKKLVDVRSPKEYSGEVTHMPEYPQEGVLRGGHIPGAKSAPWARAANADKTFKSREELEAIYANELGLKTDDDIIAYCRIGERSSHTWFVLKYLLGYNQVRNYDGSWTEWGNMVRTPIEVGA, from the coding sequence ATGAATTCCAAATTTGCTGCCTACCACACCCCTGAAATCCTGGTTGATACGGATTGGCTGGCCGCCAATCTAGAGACCCCCGGCATTCGAATTATTGAAAGCAATGAAGACCTGCTTCTTTATGATGTGGGCCACATCCCAGGTGCCGTTCACATTGACTGGCGCCGCGACTTGAATGACCAGACGACTCGCGATTACATCGGTCCGCAAGCTTTCGCTGAACTTTGCCGTCGCCATGGCATCACGCCAGAGACCACCCTCGTTTTTTATGGGGATAAATCGAATTGGTGGGCCTGTTATGCCTTCTGGGTTTTTCAGCTGTTCGGTCATACCAAGGCCAAAATCCTGGATGGTGGCCGCGACAAATGGGAGGCGGAAAACAAGCCTTTGACCCGCTCTGTAAACGCCTTCCCGGCCAGCGATTATCCCGTGCCATCCAAGCGTGATGATGAGGCGCATCGTGCCTATTTTCAGCAGACCTTGGAACACTGTAAAGCTGGTAAAAAGCTTGTGGATGTGCGCAGCCCCAAGGAATACTCAGGTGAGGTCACCCACATGCCTGAATATCCTCAGGAAGGCGTGCTGCGCGGTGGTCACATCCCAGGAGCGAAAAGTGCTCCGTGGGCGCGTGCGGCCAATGCCGACAAAACTTTCAAATCTCGTGAGGAGCTGGAGGCTATCTATGCCAATGAATTGGGGCTGAAAACCGATGACGATATCATCGCTTACTGTCGCATTGGTGAGCGCAGTAGTCACACTTGGTTTGTGCTGAAATATCTTCTCGGGTATAACCAAGTGCGTAACTATGACGGCAGTTGGACGGAATGGGGCAATATGGTGCGCACCCCAATTGAAGTGGGTGCGTAG
- a CDS encoding polyphenol oxidase family protein, whose translation MTFPLLSDLPGFRHRFTLRHPDIAVDAERVVVVERLWDWHREQAVELGFHAHSLCTAEQVHGSRVVAIDSVPTAPILGADGIVTGAADLVIGIYVADCGALYLADPVTGACGIVHSGKKGSELGIAAEAIRLMHAKYGCDPSNIRAQLGPCIRPPAYEVDFASQIRESCLQAGILPEHYADCDICTSSDLRRFYSYRMEKGRTGRMLALMGRLSSNT comes from the coding sequence ATGACTTTTCCTCTCTTGAGTGACTTGCCGGGCTTTCGGCATCGTTTCACCCTGAGGCACCCAGACATAGCGGTGGATGCTGAGCGCGTCGTGGTGGTGGAGCGTCTGTGGGACTGGCACCGCGAGCAGGCTGTCGAGTTGGGCTTCCATGCCCATTCTTTATGCACTGCAGAGCAAGTTCACGGTTCTAGGGTCGTGGCAATTGATTCGGTGCCTACGGCCCCTATTCTTGGAGCGGATGGCATTGTCACTGGCGCAGCCGATTTGGTAATTGGCATCTATGTGGCAGATTGTGGAGCCCTTTACTTGGCTGATCCAGTTACAGGAGCTTGTGGAATCGTACACTCGGGGAAAAAAGGATCTGAGTTGGGCATTGCAGCCGAAGCGATACGCCTCATGCATGCAAAATATGGCTGTGACCCAAGCAACATCCGTGCGCAATTGGGGCCCTGCATTCGCCCCCCTGCTTATGAAGTGGATTTCGCCTCTCAAATCCGGGAGTCTTGTCTGCAAGCTGGGATTTTACCCGAGCACTATGCGGACTGTGATATCTGTACTTCCAGTGACTTGCGGAGATTTTATTCTTACCGCATGGAGAAAGGTCGGACTGGTCGCATGCTTGCCTTAATGGGACGACTGTCCTCGAATACTTAA
- the ispE gene encoding 4-(cytidine 5'-diphospho)-2-C-methyl-D-erythritol kinase, with protein sequence MELSSPAKINLWLRILDRRSDGFHEVETRLCKIGISDTVKLELMGPGKSVELTCNIPGIPLDDSNLAIKAVRAFERRLGRTNSWHIHLEKRIPSGAGLGGGSSNAASILKAANELTGKPLPLSELLEIAGDIGADVPCFLLETGAADGAGRGERVTPVEFSWKLPLVLIKPAFPIPTPWAYKHWKDSQELRGVLYAPQHCPWGHMVNGLERPVFEKYRLLAALKGWLLEQKGVQAALMSGSGSTMFAVTKTHADAAALAEAAQLWCGPTAWVKATETLV encoded by the coding sequence GTGGAGCTTTCCTCACCTGCAAAGATTAATCTCTGGCTGCGTATTTTAGATCGCAGATCCGACGGATTTCATGAAGTCGAGACGCGACTGTGCAAAATAGGTATCTCGGATACCGTGAAATTGGAGTTGATGGGTCCAGGGAAATCCGTCGAGTTGACTTGCAACATTCCCGGTATTCCGCTGGATGATTCCAACTTAGCTATCAAAGCAGTACGTGCTTTTGAACGCCGTCTCGGCAGAACAAACTCTTGGCACATCCATTTGGAAAAGAGAATTCCCTCGGGCGCAGGGTTGGGGGGGGGCAGTAGCAATGCGGCCTCCATTTTAAAAGCAGCTAATGAACTCACGGGAAAGCCTCTCCCGCTCTCGGAGCTTCTAGAAATCGCCGGAGATATAGGCGCTGATGTGCCCTGTTTTTTATTGGAAACGGGTGCGGCTGACGGAGCCGGGCGTGGGGAAAGAGTGACTCCGGTGGAGTTTTCTTGGAAGTTGCCTTTGGTGCTTATCAAACCGGCCTTTCCCATACCAACCCCGTGGGCTTACAAACACTGGAAGGACTCGCAGGAGCTTAGGGGAGTACTTTATGCACCGCAGCACTGTCCATGGGGACACATGGTGAATGGCCTGGAAAGGCCAGTTTTTGAGAAATATCGCCTTCTCGCGGCGCTTAAAGGGTGGCTGCTTGAGCAAAAAGGAGTGCAGGCAGCACTTATGTCAGGGTCTGGCTCGACCATGTTTGCAGTGACCAAAACGCATGCTGATGCAGCCGCTCTGGCTGAAGCTGCCCAACTTTGGTGCGGTCCCACCGCTTGGGTGAAGGCTACGGAAACACTGGTGTAA
- a CDS encoding sigma-54-dependent transcriptional regulator encodes MADIPDSRILIVDTDPDFLVWASGHLKAPGVSVSTAERAEEGLANYQKTRADLVLAEVRLPGTSGIELLKRLRQTDPNAMVILFSGIASTSNVIEAMRLGAYDVLGKEKLPYELRTVVESALRANESRRVTRANAAEVPAETIQETIIGRSGPMQDVFKMIGRVSRSDAPVMVTGESGCGKELVARAIHKFSPRTQKEFVGINITSIPDNLMESEIFGHEKGSFTGAVTQRIGRFEQCDGGTLFLDEIGDMPLAVQSKLLRVLQEGEFCRVGSNQVLKCDVRVLAATNKDLEAEVAKGTFREDLFYRLNVVRIHIPPLRERREDVRLLAEFFLHRQSARRRGLTMRFTEDALALLEAYDWPGNVRELENTIQRACALCNSDVLLASDIPLGSTGSRHGNSASTVTRMRDALTMLLNTAQNSPDIELLPWVQRELSRMAYRHYEEDAAKTSKLLGITSAELQENLGAPAVKKAAAKKAS; translated from the coding sequence ATGGCAGACATCCCGGATTCTAGAATTCTCATCGTGGATACAGATCCAGACTTCCTCGTCTGGGCATCTGGACACCTGAAAGCTCCCGGCGTTTCCGTGAGCACCGCAGAACGTGCTGAGGAGGGATTGGCCAATTACCAAAAAACGCGTGCCGATCTCGTTCTCGCAGAGGTGCGATTACCTGGCACTTCAGGCATCGAATTGCTCAAGCGTCTGCGCCAGACTGATCCCAATGCGATGGTCATCCTTTTCAGTGGTATCGCTAGTACCAGCAACGTGATCGAAGCCATGCGCCTCGGTGCATACGATGTGCTGGGAAAGGAAAAGCTGCCTTATGAACTACGCACCGTGGTGGAGAGTGCACTTCGGGCCAATGAATCCCGCCGCGTCACCCGGGCCAATGCGGCTGAAGTTCCCGCTGAAACCATTCAGGAGACCATCATTGGCCGCTCAGGCCCGATGCAGGATGTTTTCAAGATGATCGGCCGCGTTTCCCGTAGCGACGCTCCTGTCATGGTCACAGGTGAAAGCGGTTGTGGTAAGGAACTCGTTGCCCGCGCCATTCATAAGTTTAGCCCGCGTACGCAGAAAGAATTCGTCGGCATCAATATCACCTCCATTCCAGATAATCTGATGGAGTCCGAAATCTTCGGTCACGAAAAAGGCAGCTTCACGGGAGCTGTGACCCAGCGCATCGGCCGCTTTGAGCAATGCGACGGCGGCACTCTCTTCCTTGATGAAATCGGTGACATGCCCTTAGCCGTCCAGAGCAAGCTGTTACGAGTGCTCCAGGAAGGCGAATTTTGCCGTGTCGGTAGCAATCAAGTGTTGAAATGTGACGTGCGCGTCCTGGCGGCCACCAACAAAGACTTGGAAGCAGAAGTCGCGAAGGGCACCTTCCGCGAAGACCTTTTTTATCGTCTCAACGTTGTGCGTATCCACATCCCGCCGCTTCGCGAACGGCGTGAAGATGTGCGCTTGCTGGCCGAGTTTTTCCTCCACCGTCAATCTGCCCGCCGGCGGGGTTTGACCATGCGCTTCACGGAAGATGCCCTCGCACTGCTGGAGGCCTATGACTGGCCAGGCAACGTGCGTGAACTGGAGAATACCATTCAGCGTGCCTGCGCGCTGTGTAATTCGGACGTGCTTCTTGCCTCAGATATTCCTCTGGGCAGCACGGGTAGCCGCCATGGTAACTCTGCCAGCACCGTCACGCGCATGCGGGATGCCCTGACCATGCTGTTGAATACCGCGCAAAACAGCCCGGATATTGAGCTGCTACCCTGGGTCCAGCGTGAGCTCTCGCGCATGGCATACCGCCATTACGAGGAAGATGCCGCCAAGACCTCAAAACTTCTCGGCATCACTTCTGCAGAGCTTCAGGAAAACCTGGGAGCGCCTGCGGTGAAAAAGGCGGCGGCTAAAAAAGCCAGCTGA
- a CDS encoding tetratricopeptide repeat protein, with amino-acid sequence MKIFFRCLAFTCLAFMTVSAQQIPEVINDKELRAWANDGDADSQFELGLRLLTGEGLKKNEAEGMQWMEKAAAQKHLRAQFVMGSLYEDGVGVKKNDAKAFEWYRKSAENGFAAGQHAVAMAYDLGRGVKLDAEKATEWLEKAAEQNYPQAQTALAAKYERGVGTAKSPSKAALYYLRAAQQDFVPAMSRLANLYYSGTGVPVDYRRAGAWYQRAARSDDPWAANNLAWFMATCPDESLHNGEQAVQLSSRALRIMDEAGEEQRYEMIDTKAACLARNGEYLEAVLWQKKALALLPADKELAEEDRRNLETEFQTRLKLYQKQTPYTDTEPKSDSEAAPLPQDTILQEEGIPGAPAKPKGNKGKSRGTVV; translated from the coding sequence ATGAAAATTTTCTTCCGCTGTCTTGCTTTCACTTGCCTCGCCTTCATGACCGTTTCTGCGCAGCAGATCCCAGAGGTCATCAACGACAAAGAACTGCGAGCTTGGGCCAATGATGGCGACGCGGACTCTCAATTTGAACTCGGACTGCGACTGCTCACGGGTGAGGGTTTAAAGAAGAATGAAGCTGAGGGGATGCAATGGATGGAAAAAGCGGCCGCTCAGAAACACCTGCGTGCGCAGTTCGTAATGGGTTCCCTCTATGAAGATGGCGTGGGAGTGAAGAAAAACGATGCCAAAGCCTTCGAATGGTATCGCAAGTCCGCCGAAAATGGGTTTGCCGCAGGACAGCATGCCGTCGCGATGGCGTATGATCTAGGTCGTGGCGTCAAATTGGATGCCGAAAAGGCCACCGAATGGCTAGAAAAAGCGGCCGAACAAAATTATCCACAAGCTCAAACTGCGCTCGCAGCCAAATACGAGCGGGGAGTAGGCACTGCAAAAAGTCCCTCTAAAGCGGCTCTTTATTACCTTCGCGCAGCGCAGCAAGATTTTGTGCCAGCCATGAGCCGTTTGGCAAATCTCTACTATTCCGGCACAGGGGTTCCTGTCGATTACCGACGCGCAGGTGCGTGGTATCAGCGGGCAGCCCGCAGTGATGACCCCTGGGCAGCCAACAACCTGGCCTGGTTCATGGCGACATGTCCTGACGAAAGCCTTCACAATGGCGAACAAGCGGTGCAACTTTCCTCCCGCGCACTGCGCATCATGGATGAAGCAGGGGAAGAGCAGCGTTATGAAATGATCGATACCAAAGCCGCCTGTCTCGCTCGAAATGGTGAGTATTTAGAAGCTGTGCTTTGGCAAAAGAAAGCCCTGGCCCTGCTGCCTGCCGACAAAGAGTTGGCAGAAGAAGATCGCCGCAATCTGGAAACTGAATTTCAAACACGCCTCAAGTTGTACCAGAAACAAACTCCCTACACGGACACCGAACCGAAGTCCGACTCAGAAGCGGCACCACTTCCGCAGGATACGATTCTGCAAGAAGAAGGCATCCCGGGAGCCCCCGCTAAACCCAAAGGTAACAAAGGCAAAAGCCGAGGCACGGTGGTCTGA
- the galU gene encoding UTP--glucose-1-phosphate uridylyltransferase GalU, which translates to MSLVRKAVIPAAGYGTRFLPISKAIPKEMLPLVDKPVIQYVVEEAVASGITDILMVISRSKRAIEEHFHPAFDLEAELEAKGRKEDLEDLRRLQSLAKIHFIWQPKMGGLGDAILYARDHVGNEPFAVLLGDTVVTTKDESRPLTRQLADVVEQRGGSAVALQEVSLEKVSRYGILGGEELEPGLIRARQFVEKPKPEEAPSRLAVSARYVLSPRIFDHLEKTPKGKGGELQLTDAMASLMQEEALYGLHYEGQRHDIGNKLDFIKANLHFGLQHADIGEALREYVKSLS; encoded by the coding sequence ATGTCTCTCGTTCGTAAAGCTGTCATTCCTGCTGCCGGTTACGGTACCCGTTTTCTGCCCATCTCGAAGGCCATTCCTAAAGAGATGCTGCCGCTCGTGGATAAGCCTGTCATTCAGTACGTGGTGGAGGAAGCCGTCGCTTCTGGGATTACGGATATTTTGATGGTCATTAGCCGGAGCAAACGCGCGATCGAGGAACATTTTCACCCAGCGTTTGACCTCGAGGCAGAGTTGGAAGCTAAAGGCCGAAAAGAAGATTTGGAAGATCTTCGCCGACTGCAATCACTGGCAAAAATACATTTCATCTGGCAGCCGAAAATGGGTGGTCTGGGGGATGCCATTTTGTATGCACGAGATCATGTGGGCAATGAGCCCTTTGCCGTGCTGTTGGGAGATACAGTGGTGACCACGAAGGACGAGTCCCGCCCCTTGACACGCCAGTTAGCAGATGTGGTGGAGCAGCGCGGTGGTTCCGCTGTGGCTTTGCAGGAAGTTTCTTTGGAGAAGGTGAGCCGTTACGGCATCCTGGGTGGGGAGGAACTGGAGCCTGGGCTGATCCGCGCACGACAGTTTGTCGAGAAACCAAAGCCAGAGGAAGCGCCGAGTCGTCTCGCCGTGAGTGCCCGGTATGTCTTATCTCCGCGTATCTTTGACCACTTGGAAAAGACACCGAAAGGTAAGGGGGGAGAACTCCAACTGACCGATGCTATGGCCTCCTTGATGCAGGAAGAGGCGCTGTATGGCTTGCACTACGAAGGGCAGCGGCATGACATCGGAAACAAGCTGGACTTCATCAAGGCAAACCTACACTTTGGCCTGCAACACGCAGATATTGGCGAGGCGTTGCGGGAATACGTCAAAAGCTTATCTTGA
- a CDS encoding DUF485 domain-containing protein codes for MQENKRSVDWDRLEAKPEFRALLGRKASFIIKATIFFMAYYLALPILVGYAPDLMKKKVFGEVNIAYLFALSQFFMAWIMAFVYVRVASRWDREAAAVIADVK; via the coding sequence ATGCAAGAAAATAAACGATCGGTGGATTGGGACAGACTCGAAGCAAAGCCTGAGTTCCGCGCTCTTCTTGGGCGCAAAGCCAGCTTCATCATTAAGGCTACCATCTTCTTCATGGCCTACTATTTGGCCCTACCTATTTTAGTGGGCTACGCTCCTGATTTGATGAAAAAGAAAGTCTTCGGTGAGGTGAACATTGCCTATCTTTTTGCCCTCTCTCAGTTCTTCATGGCCTGGATCATGGCTTTCGTTTACGTCCGAGTCGCCTCCCGTTGGGATCGTGAGGCCGCAGCTGTGATTGCCGATGTGAAGTAA
- a CDS encoding polyprenyl synthetase family protein, which translates to MSTVAVRSASLPPAIPGLVRRFRQPKKNIPQTKQDRDFVLQAVREYAEQTKLVPPVPIDELQVHTDKIMALNGIEKIYRDYTGVLLANETWRESLATVPFEKRLLLMPKCLRIESKCPAPFDEFGLLCKQCGLCSIQDFQNEAEKLGYAVLVAEGSAIVMSLIQTGKIEAIVGISCLPVLERTFPYVEAAAIPAVAVPLLQDDCIDTTVDVDWVWDYIHLTSEDKTRRLNLNDLHEEVKTWFTPEALEALLGKPSCQTEQIARERLGRAGKRWRPFLTIAAYQALREDPEAPISDDLKLAAISVEAFHKASLIHDDIEDNDAERYGEPTLHSEYGIPVALNVGDLLIGEGYRLLAEMKCASHIRSACLKVAAEGQRELCRGQGAELLWNNHPVALSNTQVLEIFRSKTAPAFEVALKIGAAMAGQLEETAEALHSYSENLGIAYQIRDDLDDLGDDSAADNNVSIRPSIILALLRERGKGEVKEIMEALWNGQANTLPDKPTIRRWAEESGAYDKSTLMLETYKEAAIRSLQEVELPNLKGLLRRVIGKIFNELEIKGWCREFEQKNANPELREQAAKAAEHLVPNAAAVA; encoded by the coding sequence ATGTCCACCGTCGCTGTCCGCTCTGCTTCCCTGCCCCCCGCCATTCCTGGACTTGTGCGGCGCTTTAGGCAGCCTAAAAAGAACATTCCGCAGACCAAACAGGATCGTGATTTTGTGCTTCAAGCAGTGCGGGAGTATGCTGAGCAGACAAAACTCGTTCCTCCAGTGCCCATTGATGAGCTCCAGGTGCACACGGATAAAATCATGGCCCTCAATGGGATCGAAAAAATCTATCGCGACTACACAGGTGTGCTCCTCGCCAATGAAACTTGGCGCGAATCATTGGCCACAGTGCCCTTTGAAAAGCGGCTTTTATTGATGCCCAAATGCCTACGTATCGAAAGCAAGTGTCCAGCCCCTTTTGATGAATTCGGCCTATTATGCAAGCAATGCGGCCTTTGCAGCATCCAGGACTTCCAGAATGAAGCGGAAAAGCTAGGCTATGCGGTTCTTGTCGCTGAAGGCAGTGCCATCGTTATGTCTCTGATTCAGACGGGAAAAATCGAGGCCATCGTAGGTATCTCCTGCTTACCTGTGCTGGAGCGTACTTTTCCCTACGTTGAAGCGGCCGCCATTCCCGCTGTCGCCGTGCCTTTGCTACAAGATGACTGCATTGACACCACGGTGGATGTGGATTGGGTTTGGGATTACATCCACCTCACCAGCGAAGACAAAACTCGCCGTCTAAATCTGAATGATTTGCATGAAGAAGTTAAAACTTGGTTCACCCCAGAGGCCTTGGAAGCGCTGTTGGGCAAACCCAGCTGCCAGACCGAACAAATCGCCCGTGAACGGTTAGGCCGCGCCGGCAAGCGCTGGCGCCCTTTCCTCACCATCGCCGCTTACCAGGCATTACGCGAAGATCCAGAAGCCCCCATTTCAGACGATCTTAAACTGGCGGCCATCTCCGTGGAGGCTTTTCATAAAGCCTCCCTCATTCATGACGACATTGAGGACAACGATGCAGAACGCTATGGCGAGCCCACCCTGCATTCCGAATACGGCATTCCCGTGGCCCTGAATGTGGGAGATCTTTTGATCGGCGAAGGGTATCGCCTGCTTGCTGAAATGAAATGCGCCAGCCACATCCGCAGCGCTTGTTTAAAAGTGGCCGCAGAAGGTCAACGAGAGCTTTGCCGTGGCCAAGGTGCCGAATTGCTCTGGAATAATCACCCAGTCGCTTTGAGCAATACCCAAGTTTTGGAGATCTTCCGCAGCAAGACGGCCCCTGCGTTTGAGGTAGCTCTCAAAATTGGCGCAGCCATGGCAGGACAGCTCGAAGAAACGGCCGAAGCCCTTCACTCCTACAGCGAAAATCTCGGGATTGCTTACCAGATTCGCGATGATCTGGATGATCTTGGCGATGATTCTGCGGCAGACAACAATGTCAGTATTCGCCCAAGCATTATTTTGGCTCTGCTGCGGGAACGCGGCAAGGGAGAGGTTAAGGAGATCATGGAAGCACTCTGGAATGGTCAAGCCAACACGCTGCCAGACAAGCCTACCATCCGTCGCTGGGCCGAGGAATCTGGGGCCTACGATAAATCCACCCTGATGCTGGAAACCTACAAAGAAGCAGCCATTCGCAGTCTCCAAGAAGTCGAGCTCCCCAATCTCAAAGGTCTGCTTCGCCGGGTGATCGGCAAAATTTTCAACGAACTCGAGATCAAAGGTTGGTGTCGAGAATTCGAGCAGAAGAATGCCAACCCGGAATTGCGTGAGCAGGCAGCCAAAGCGGCCGAACATTTGGTGCCTAATGCAGCCGCCGTTGCGTAA
- a CDS encoding solute symporter family protein, with translation MFTGFVALTLLITFWAAKRNTGASAYFAAGRNITGWQNGLAVAGDYMSAASFLGISGMICFSGYDGFMYSVGFLVAYITVLLIVAEPLRNAGKYTMADLLAYRLSPRPVRAMASLSTLTVSTFYMIAQMVGAGVIIERLIGLSFAPAVIGVGVLMLVYVVFGGMLATTWVQIIKALLLMAGAILLSYLVLQYHHFSLAGFFDAVSKADYAGTAEPKNLLEPGLKFGVAVAGKWGPLDLVSLGLGLVLGTAGLPHILVRFYTVPDAKTARSSVVWAMAIIGIFYIMTTFFGFGAATILKKALILTETGAPNPNMVAPILAQELGGELFFAFISAVAFATILAVVAGLTMSASASFAHDFYSNVLHHGKENRPGAEVKVARITAFIVGAVSIGIAIYLGPAVNAAFLVGLAFAVAASANLPVIIFSVFWKRFNTTGAVAGLVTGLVSAIVLILLSPNGLFGKAGAPFPLENPGIVSIPLGFLAAYLGTILTPRDLEAEAKFSELTVRAHTGLGAEKATHH, from the coding sequence ATGTTCACTGGCTTCGTGGCGCTCACGTTGCTGATCACTTTCTGGGCTGCTAAGCGCAACACAGGGGCGAGTGCTTACTTTGCGGCGGGTCGTAATATCACTGGCTGGCAAAATGGTCTCGCTGTCGCGGGAGACTACATGAGCGCAGCCTCCTTCCTGGGAATTTCAGGAATGATCTGTTTCTCCGGTTACGATGGGTTTATGTACTCGGTGGGCTTCCTCGTGGCTTACATCACGGTGCTACTCATCGTGGCTGAGCCTCTGAGAAATGCCGGGAAATATACCATGGCGGACCTGTTGGCTTATCGCCTCTCGCCACGGCCTGTTCGTGCCATGGCCTCCCTCAGCACGCTCACGGTTTCTACTTTTTACATGATTGCTCAGATGGTGGGTGCCGGGGTGATCATTGAGCGCCTGATCGGTCTTTCCTTTGCTCCTGCCGTCATTGGGGTGGGAGTGCTCATGCTGGTCTATGTTGTCTTTGGGGGAATGCTCGCTACCACTTGGGTACAGATCATCAAAGCGCTGCTGCTCATGGCAGGTGCGATCCTGCTCAGCTACCTCGTTCTTCAGTATCATCACTTCAGTCTGGCTGGCTTCTTCGATGCCGTATCGAAAGCGGACTACGCAGGCACCGCTGAACCGAAAAACCTTCTGGAGCCCGGCCTCAAGTTTGGCGTTGCTGTCGCAGGTAAATGGGGCCCACTCGATCTCGTCTCCTTGGGATTGGGACTCGTTTTGGGAACGGCTGGTCTGCCGCATATTCTGGTGCGTTTTTACACAGTTCCAGATGCCAAGACGGCGCGTTCCAGCGTGGTTTGGGCGATGGCCATCATTGGTATTTTCTACATCATGACCACCTTCTTTGGTTTTGGTGCAGCCACCATTTTGAAAAAGGCGCTGATCCTCACGGAAACCGGCGCGCCGAATCCGAATATGGTCGCTCCTATTCTGGCGCAGGAATTGGGAGGAGAGCTCTTTTTTGCCTTCATCAGTGCCGTTGCTTTCGCCACCATCCTGGCTGTGGTCGCTGGCTTGACCATGAGTGCCTCGGCCTCCTTCGCTCATGACTTTTACTCGAACGTTCTCCATCACGGCAAAGAAAACCGCCCCGGAGCTGAGGTGAAAGTCGCCCGCATCACCGCCTTCATTGTGGGGGCAGTCAGCATCGGTATCGCCATCTATCTAGGCCCCGCCGTGAATGCGGCGTTCCTCGTCGGACTTGCTTTTGCTGTGGCTGCCAGTGCCAACCTTCCGGTCATTATCTTCAGTGTCTTTTGGAAGCGGTTCAATACGACCGGTGCTGTGGCCGGTCTGGTCACCGGATTGGTCTCCGCCATTGTCCTCATCTTGCTTAGCCCGAATGGGCTTTTTGGCAAAGCTGGGGCTCCATTTCCCCTGGAAAACCCAGGAATTGTCAGCATTCCTCTGGGGTTCTTGGCGGCGTATCTGGGCACCATCCTGACTCCACGTGATCTTGAAGCTGAGGCTAAATTCTCAGAACTCACGGTCCGTGCTCACACGGGGCTGGGGGCTGAAAAAGCGACCCACCATTGA
- a CDS encoding SufE family protein translates to MPYPTALNEIIELFEFLPEAARRETLINYADAAAACGRKEGVAYNLEDVRKDEECTDTVGVFVRVDDEDRVHFAIELGPKVQTLTKAMTAILCRGLNGSTLIEVMAVPADFVPRIIGAELVRLRSQTVYYVLGRMKTAVKMFTDRRRAELP, encoded by the coding sequence ATGCCCTATCCCACTGCCCTCAACGAGATCATTGAGCTGTTTGAGTTTTTGCCTGAGGCTGCACGCCGGGAAACTCTCATCAATTACGCAGATGCAGCCGCCGCCTGTGGCCGCAAGGAGGGGGTGGCTTACAACCTGGAAGATGTGCGTAAGGACGAAGAGTGCACCGATACCGTTGGGGTCTTTGTGCGAGTGGATGACGAAGATCGAGTTCATTTCGCCATTGAGTTAGGACCTAAAGTTCAAACACTCACCAAGGCGATGACTGCCATTCTCTGTCGCGGGCTTAATGGGAGCACCTTGATTGAGGTGATGGCGGTGCCTGCGGATTTTGTGCCACGCATCATCGGTGCGGAATTAGTTCGTTTGCGGAGCCAGACGGTCTATTATGTCCTTGGTCGCATGAAGACTGCGGTGAAGATGTTTACAGATCGTCGCCGCGCTGAACTTCCTTGA